One stretch of Armigeres subalbatus isolate Guangzhou_Male chromosome 2, GZ_Asu_2, whole genome shotgun sequence DNA includes these proteins:
- the LOC134212305 gene encoding phosphoglycerate kinase → MALNKLSIENVDLKDKRVFMRVDFNVPIKEGKITSNQRIVAALDSIKYALEKGAKSVVLASHLGRPDGNKNAKYTLAPVAEEMKKLLGRDVTFLNDCVGAEVEAACKDPAPGSVILLENVRFYVEEEGKGVDASGNKVKADKDKVKTFRESLAKLGDVYVNDAFGTAHRAHSSMMGEGYAQRSAGLLLNKELRYFGQALDNPPRPFLAILGGAKVADKIQLIENLLDKVNEMIIGGGMAFTFLKVLNNMEIGGSLYDEEGSKIVQKLVDKAKANNVQLHLPVDFVTADKFAEDAAVGAATVESGIPAGHMGLDVGPKSREAFAAPVARSKIIVWNGPPGVFEFPNFANGTKSIMDAVVAATKAGTVSIIGGGDTASCCAKWGTESQVSHVSTGGGASLELLEGKVLPGVDALSSA, encoded by the exons ATGGCTCTAAATAAATTAAGCATTGAGAATGTTGACCTGAAAGATAAGCGCGTTTTCATGCG TGTGGATTTCAATGTCCCAATCAAGGAGGGCAAAATCACCAGCAACCAGCGTATTGTAGCTGCCCTGGACAGTATTAAATATGCCCTGGAAAAGGGGGCTAAATCCGTTGTCCTTGCTTCACACTTGGGACGACCGGATGGTAATAAAAACGCCAAGTATACCCTGGCCCCAGTGGCCGAAGAAATGAAGAAGCTGCTGGGCCGCGACGTAACATTCCTGAATGATTGCGTCGGTGCTGAGGTCGAAGCTGCTTGTAAAGATCCTGCACCCGGTTCTGTGATTTTACTGGAAAACGTTCGTTTCTACGTGGAAGAGGAAGGAAAGGGCGTTGACGCCTCTGGTAATAAG GTCAAAGCTGATAAGGACAAGGTCAAGACTTTCCGTGAAAGTCTTGCCAAATTGGGGGATGTGTACGTCAACGATGCTTTTGGAACTGCACATCGAGCACATAGCTCCATGATGGGTGAAGGATATGCCCAACGATCCGCCGGGTTACTATTGAACAAGGAGCTGCGTTACTTCGGACAAGCTCTGGACAACCCACCACGACCATTCCTTGCTATTCTGGGTGGCGCCAAAGTGGCTGACAAGATTCAGCTCATCGAGAACTTGTTGGACAAGGTCAATGAAATGATCATTGGTGGCGGTATGGCTTTCACTTTTCTGAAGGTTTTGAACAACATGGAAATTGGCGGATCACTCTATGATGAAGAGGGTTCCAAAATCGTACAGAAGCTGGTGGACAAAGCAAAGGCGAATAATGTGCAGCTGCATTTGCCAGTTGATTTCGTTACGGCTGATAAATTTGCTGAAGATGCTGCTGTAGGTGCTGCAACGGTAGAGAGCGGAATTCCCGCTGGCCACATGGGTCTCGATGTTGGTCCCAAATCCCGCGAAGCTTTTGCTGCTCCGGTTGCACGCTCCAAGATTATCGTTTGGAATGGCCCTCCTGGTGTGTTCGAATTCCCCAATTTTGCGAACGGAACAAAATCTATTATGGATGCCGTGGTCGCTGCCACAAAGGCAGGCACCGTTTCTATCATTGGCGGTGGGGATACGGCTTCGTGCTGTGCTAAATGGGGCACAGAATCTCAGGTGTCTCATGTTTCTACTGGTGGCGGTGCCTCCCTGGAGCTTCTGGAAGGCAAGGTGCTGCCTGGTGTTGATGCTTTGAGCAGCGCCTAA